One Bacteroidota bacterium genomic window, CAACCGTATGAGCCAGACGAGAGAGCATTGGTCGGACGATGAAACTCAGCGCCAGATCGACACGTCTCTAGTTCTTCAGGCTGGTCTGTTCCTCGATCCACAAACAAGCCAGTTCATGGACAGTCATGGTAATTACATGGGAAGAACTGGTCGTTTAGATGCCCTTCAATTCTTATTGACTCTTAGGAATAATGCCTGGCCCTGTGCGATCCCTGTGGTCAACTCCGTTCCACTGACCAAACTTCTTTCAGATTGGCCTTGCTACATACCTGATATCAGTCACCTCGACCAGCAAATCTACCTGAGTAATGACAAAGGTTTCTCTATCAAACCCAAATACGTTTGGGGTAGACGTAATAATCAGTTTACGTTGGAGGAGACACTCGTTGTCGCATTCGACCTAGAGATCGGAGACCGCCATCTTTTCGATGATTCGGGAATCATAATCCTTGTGCTTGATGGATTTGAGGTACCAATCAAGCTTAAGTTCCGCATCAGCGACTTACTCCGCTTGCCCGTCTTGCCAATCAAGACATCCGGCCGATCCAACTAGCCAGCAAAGCCGTCAGGGCTGTGGTTCGCTCTCGATGGAATCTTTGACCCGTCTCTATGGAAATGCCGATTTTCAATAAACGTCGGGTTAGAGTTGCGTCTGGAGATCATCTGACAAGCAGTATTACACCGTGTAACCTTCTCATTAACGGTGGATGAAAACTAACCTTCGAAACATCGACATTGTGACGACCTGGGTCATGAACAAGGAGGCCTCAGACGATGCTTACCTCGTGAAGGATTTTGCCCGTTCTACTTCCTCCCTTGAATAGTGCCGCCACTCGTACAATCAGCGGAAAATCGAGCAAAAAGAACCAATTTCTGACAAGCCATGTTCCTACCAAAGGGGGTCTCGGAGCCGGGGGGCGAGCGTCTTCACCAAACCGTGCGATCCCGGCGGAAGGGGTTTGAGGTGAATGCCGCATTATTGATTGTTTGGTCACTCGTATTGACCGTTGCGGGCTGCGGAGCATTCAGTCTCACGGCCCAGCCGGCGCCTCGAACGATAAGCGTTCGAGTGCGCGAAGCGATCGACTCGCTGCTCTTTGATGAAGATACCGATGGCGATAAAAAAATCACGATCGACGATCCTCATGTTCCGGGGACGGAACGTGGGAACAAGCGCACCTGGGTCGGAACCCCGGACGGGCATCGGTATGAAGTGGCCGGGACCTACTTTCTTTCAAACCTTCTTCAGGAACTCACTCTCTCCGCAGCGAACGGGGCCGGAACCGCTGAAATCCGGTCCGATAGAATTTTCGAACCTCCTATCGACCGGATGTCACGACTGATCAAAGATCTTTATTGGAGCGGCTTGACGAGGCGTCTCGAGGAGCAGGGCCTCGTCGCGATGCTGACCGACGAGAAGGCGGGAACGGTGGACGGGCTTCACTACGTCTACGTGCCCCGCGCCGACGAGATGGCCTACAGTTATTTTTCGAGGATCGCCGACCGCCATCGTGAGTGGGAGATGAAGGTGGTGCGCCTCCCCCAGAAGGTCACGCCGGATTTTGTGCGCAGCCTCGGCGGGCGCCATGGGATCCTGAACCTCGAACTGCTGCATGACCCGGACGGAACGTACCGGGGCACCCCCTTCGTGGTCCCCGGGGGGCGGTTCAACGAGATGTACGGATGGGACAGCTACTTCATCGCCCTCGGGCTGCTGCAGGACGGCCGCGTGGAGCTCGCGAAGGCGATGGTGGACAATCTCATTTACGAGATCACGTACTACGGGGCCATTCTGAATGCGAACCGCAGCTACTACCTGACCCGCTCCCAGCCGCCCTTCCTGACCTCGATGGCTCTCGAGGTGTACAAGCGACTTCCGAAAGACTCGCTCAACCGCGAGTGGCTCGGGCGCGCGTTCCAGGCCGCGATCAAGGAGTACCATCAGGTCTGGATGAACGCCGACCGTCTGACAGCGACCGGGCTGAGCCGTTATCACGATTCCGGCGTGGGCCCTCCGCCGGAGGTGGAACCGGGACACTTCGATGCGGTCTATGCCCCGTACGCGAAAAAACTCCGGATGGATGTGAGAGCGTTTGAAGCCGGCTACAGGGCCGGCAAAATTCCCGTTCCGGAACTCGACCGGTATTTCGTCCATGACAGAAGCATGCGTGAGTCGGGCCATGATACGAGCTATCGTCTTGAAGGCTGTTCCGCCGACCTCGTCACCGTGGACCTGAATTCGCTCCTCTATAAGATCGAAATGGACATAGCCCGCACGATCGAAGGGGTGTTCGGGGACTCGCTGCGGTCGGTCGATGGGCGGATCGAGAAAGCCTCGGATTGGTTCGACCGGGCGCGAAAGCGGAAGGACCTGGTGAACCGGTATCTCTGGAATGAAGACCGCGGGATCTATTTTGATTATAACGTAGCGAGCGGGCGCCAGACCAATTACGTGAGCGCGACTGCCCTTTATCCCCTGTGGGCCGGACTGGCGACCGACCGGCAGGCAAAGAGGCTCGTGGCGCAGGCCCTTCCGCAACTGGAGATGGCCGGCGGGATCGCTGGGTCGTCCGAAGACTCGCGCGGCCCCATCGGCCCGAACCGCCCCTTACGCCAGTGGGATTATCCGTTCGGCTGGGCCCCCCATCAGATGCTCATCTGGAAGGGACTGATGAATTCCGGGCTCGATACGATCGCGCAGCGGCTGATTTACCGGTGGCTTTATACGCTCACCGTGAATGCCGTCAATTACAACGGCACGATCCCCGAGAAATTTGATGTCGTCAACCGGACCCACCGTGTGTTCGCCGAGTACGGAAACGTGGGAACGACATTCTCCTATATTACGAAGGAGGGATTCGGCTGGACGAATGCTTCCTACCAGGTAGGGTTGAGCCTTCTTCCTCCCCATTTCCGGGATGCGCTCAACAACCTCATACCCCCGGAGTGGATATTCTGAACGGTTAAGATTCGCCCTCCCGGTTGCAAGAACGTGGGAAGGCAATCGTCCTCACTTGATCATCATCATCTTCCTGGTAAGGGTAAACCTCTCCGGAACCGCGTCGGGGTTATCTTCATCGGCAAGCGTCTCCGCCGTCATCCGGTAGAAATAGACTCCCGATGCGAGGTTGGCTCCGTTGAATTCGACCTCCTGCTCCCCGTCATCCAGGAGCGCTTGATCGTACAAGGTCGCCACT contains:
- a CDS encoding trehalase family glycosidase; protein product: MREAIDSLLFDEDTDGDKKITIDDPHVPGTERGNKRTWVGTPDGHRYEVAGTYFLSNLLQELTLSAANGAGTAEIRSDRIFEPPIDRMSRLIKDLYWSGLTRRLEEQGLVAMLTDEKAGTVDGLHYVYVPRADEMAYSYFSRIADRHREWEMKVVRLPQKVTPDFVRSLGGRHGILNLELLHDPDGTYRGTPFVVPGGRFNEMYGWDSYFIALGLLQDGRVELAKAMVDNLIYEITYYGAILNANRSYYLTRSQPPFLTSMALEVYKRLPKDSLNREWLGRAFQAAIKEYHQVWMNADRLTATGLSRYHDSGVGPPPEVEPGHFDAVYAPYAKKLRMDVRAFEAGYRAGKIPVPELDRYFVHDRSMRESGHDTSYRLEGCSADLVTVDLNSLLYKIEMDIARTIEGVFGDSLRSVDGRIEKASDWFDRARKRKDLVNRYLWNEDRGIYFDYNVASGRQTNYVSATALYPLWAGLATDRQAKRLVAQALPQLEMAGGIAGSSEDSRGPIGPNRPLRQWDYPFGWAPHQMLIWKGLMNSGLDTIAQRLIYRWLYTLTVNAVNYNGTIPEKFDVVNRTHRVFAEYGNVGTTFSYITKEGFGWTNASYQVGLSLLPPHFRDALNNLIPPEWIF